In Chiroxiphia lanceolata isolate bChiLan1 chromosome 2, bChiLan1.pri, whole genome shotgun sequence, a single genomic region encodes these proteins:
- the EIF2S3 gene encoding eukaryotic translation initiation factor 2 subunit 3, producing MAGDEAGVTLGQPHLSRQDLGTLDVTKLTPLSPEVISRQATINIGTIGHVAHGKSTVVKAISGVHTVRFKNELERNITIKLGYANAKIYKLDDPSCSRPECYRSCGSSTPDEFPTDIPGTKGNFKLVRHVSFVDCPGHDILMATMLNGAAVMDAALLLIAGNESCPQPQTSEHLAAIEIMKLKHILILQNKIDLVKESQAKEQYEQILAFVQGTVAEGAPIIPISAQLKYNIEVVCEYIVKKIPVPLRDFTSEPRLIVIRSFDVNKPGCEVDDLKGGVAGGSILKGVLKVGQEIEVRPGIVSKDSEGKLMCKPIFSKIVSLFAEHNDLQYAAPGGLIGVGTKIDPTLCRADRMVGQVLGAVGALPEIFTELEISYFLLRRLLGVRTEGDKKAAKVQKLSKNEVLMVNIGSLSTGGRVSAVKADLGKIVLTNPVCTEVGEKIALSRRVEKHWRLIGWGQIRRGVTIKPTVDDD from the exons GATGTGACCAAGTTGACGCCTCTTTCACCAGAAGTCATCAGCAGACAAGCAACAATTAATATAG GTACAATCGGTCATGTAGCCCATGGAAAGTCGACAGTAGTCAAAGCTATATCTGGAGTTCATACTGTCAGATTTAAAAATGAACTGGAAAGAAATATCACAATCAAACTGGGTTATGCTAATGCAAAG ATTTACAAGCTGGATGACCCAAGCTGTTCTCGACCAGAGTGTTACCGATCCTGTGGAAGTAGCACCCCAGATGAGTTCCCTACAGATATTCCTGGCACCAAAGGGAACTTCAAGCTAGTCAG GCATGTCTCTTTTGTGGATTGTCCTGGCCATGATATTTTGATGGCTACAATGTTGAACGGTGCAGCAGTAATGGATGCAGCTTTACTGTTGATAG CTGGTAACGAGTCATGCCCTCAACCTCAGACCTCAGAACATCTAGCTGCTATAGAAATCATGAAACTGAAGCACATTTTGATTCTACAGAATAAGATTGATTTGGTGAAAGAGAGCCAGGCTAAAGAACAGTATGAGCAGATCCTTGCATTTGTACAAG GTACAGTTGCAGAAGGGGCTCCAATAATTCCAAtctcagcacagctgaaataCAACATTGAGGTAGTTTGTGAGTACATAGTGAAGAAAATCCCTGTCCCTTTGCGAGACTTCACATCTGAACCAAGGCTTATTG TAATTAGATCTTTTGATGTCAACAAGCCTGGCTGTGAAGTTGATGACCTTAAGGGAGGAGTAGCTGGTGGCAGTATTCTAAAGGGTGTCTTAAAG GTGGGCCAGGAAATTGAGGTGCGGCCTGGCATTGTGTCCAAGGACAGTGAAGGGAAACTCATGTGCAAGCCAATCTTTTCCAAAATTGTGTCACTCTTTGCTGAACACAATGATCTACAATATGCTGCTCCAGGAGGTCTTATAG GTGTTGGCACTAAGATTGACCCAACCCTGTGCCGGGCTGACCGAATGGTAGGCCAAGTGCTTGGTGCAGTTGGGGCACTGccagaaatatttacagagcTAGAAATCTCCTATTTCTTGCTGAGGCGACTATTAGGGGTGCGCACTGAAGGAGACAAGAAAGCTGCAAAG GTGCAAAAATTATCGAAGAATGAAGTTTTAATGGTAAACATAGGATCCTTATCTACTGGAGGGAGAGTCAGTGCAGTAAAGGCTGATTTGGGGAAGATTGTGCTAACTAACCCTGTATGCAcagaagtgggagaaaaaatTGCCCTGAGTCGAAGAGTTGAGAAACACTGGCG tttAATTGGTTGGGGTCAGATCAGAAGAGGAGTGACAATCAAGCCAACTGTTGATGATGACTGA